A region of the Mytilus galloprovincialis chromosome 1, xbMytGall1.hap1.1, whole genome shotgun sequence genome:
CAATTATTAATATTTGTGTGTGTATCAATGTTACATTTGTCGCTTAATCCTTTATCACCTGCTTCTCTGGTATTCGGTTTTTCATCAGTATGAGTTTTCATGTGTTTATTATGGGAAGTGATGTCACTAAACCCTAtttcacatacatcacatttgtAAAATTCGTCACCAGTATGAGTTCGCATGTGTTTGTGGAAATAACTGTTGTTGTCAAACTCTCtaccacatatatcacatgtGTAacgtttattatatttataaccaGTATGAATTGTCATGTGTTTATTGCAGCCACTTTTTCTACCGAAATTTTTACCACAGACATCACATGTGTAAGGTTTTTCACCGGTATGCATTCTTGTGTGTGCCGTTAAGGAACTGCAGACATtgaaccctttaccacatacatcacatatgtaaggttttacactagtatgaGTTCTTGTATGTTTCTTATATGATTTATAGTATCCAAATCCTTTACCACATAAATCACATGTGTAAGGTTTTTCGCGCTTATCACCTGTGTGAATTCGCATGTGTCTGAGCAAGTTACTTTTGTGACCAAACCCTTGGCCACATAAATTACATGTGTAACGTTTTTCATCAGTATGACTTTTTTTATGTTTCGTACAGTTTCTAGAATTAGTAAACCCTTGACCACATACATCACATGTGTAACGCTTTTTACCAGTATGAGTTCGTGTGTGTTTTGTTAAGGTTTTATCGAACCTAAAACTTTTACCACAcacatcacatttataaggtttatccTGTTTATCAACACTATGAATAATCATGTGTTGAAGGAAGCCTTTTTTGTCACTAAATCCTTTAACACACACATCACATGTGTAAGGTTTATCAGCAGTATGAGTTCTTGTGTGTATCGTATGAGATCTGAAGTTAATGAAAACTATACCACAGACATCACATGTGTAAGTTTTTTCACCCGTATCCATTCtgaagagtgttttttttttaaattggcgtGTACGTCTTACAGTCTGGTCATGTATCACATAAATGTAGATATctgaaaacatgaaaaaatatcattttaattgcagacaattaaacaaataaacagaATACACGTGTTTACAAATTTATACTGCAACTGCCTGTGtttatttcttgtaaatatagtaacatagctatattttgtataatgtcaatttcattatgGGATACTTTCTTcacaatcaggggttcattaatGGATGAGAACAAGTTTGACATTAATGTTACGATTTTAACAGCTgccaatgtattaatttaagttgcagtataaaaacattattagGTATATGTCATACAAGTATGAACTTgtttgtactcggcgcaaaactggggaagggcatgatagaacctcgcccttccacaatttctcagcctcatacaacaAAGTTTATATTgtcctgacattgacctaatattgtatatatacatatacatatatgcaAACATATTAAAACATAGATAAGACTAGTAGTGATGCCGATGTCGCTGATCTGTTTTATCGacaatttgtatgtatttttacttttattgtaCCGCCCTTGCGTTccatacatttttatataaatagacaCGACATATCCCAGGTAACAcgcatatttattttaaaagtattcttGCTTTAATTATAGCCTAGGTGTCTATATTGACAccgatataaataaaataatatctttaaagTAACATTATTGACTTACTAATTTACTTGTTACATGTAGAGATTAATATAATAAGCAATTTTTCGAACGAGTTCACAACTTTTCCTACTAATGGTATCAAAGGCCGATAACCACAAATTGTTTACCTATGGAACGTCTAAGAAATAAAACAGGTAACAGTTAATTCTTTGCAGTGTCGGATTTCACTCAaagtaaatataatttatatgttataaaaaatgtaGACAATTACTTGCAAAAATGATAAGTTTTCCTTTCAAAGCGAGGCATTTACGCACTAAATCTGTCGTTGGCAgattatcatcatgatcatcatGATGATCATACATCTGTACCACAAGCAGAAATTtcagttaaaattattttttaaaaaagcaTGAAAGGATTATTGTGGAGTTTTGAAATTAATTAGCAATGtggattatttttataattggtaAATAAGTTACAGCAAATTTCGAATTTGTTGGCAAATGCACGAAGAAAATTCGAGACGATGGTTTACACCTACTTCATTATTGTGTTCATTTGTGTCTTACACTTTCGTCACAAAGTTTAATTTCCTTTttatcatagtaaaaaaaaaatcatttatactgagactactataacaatTTAGTAGTCTCAGATTTGTACATTTTAGTTCAGTTTGGTATACATAATTTTTAAGGCCTTTCGTTTCCATTGTATTGTGTTGTGTTAATATTTTATGTATCATACACAAGAATGAAAGACAttttttataccccacctacgatagtagaggggcattatgttttctggtctgtgcgtccgtccgtccgtccgttcgttcgtcccgcttcaggttaaagtttttggtcgaggtagtttttgatgaagttgaagtccaatcaatttgaaacttagtacacatgttccctatgatatgatctttctaattttaatgccaaattaaagtattgaacccaatttcatggtccagcagtggcggatccagccattttaaaaaggggggtccaaacccagagtaaaggggttGGTCCAAGTATATGCttccattcaaatacattgatcggccccaaaaaaaggggggttccaacccccggatccCCCCCaacccccccttggatccgccactgtccagtgaacatgtaaaatgatagtgcgagtggggcatccgtgtactataagCACTTTCTTGTTTATCAATGTTTTCAGTTGTCAACTGCATTTTGAAATGCAAACTCCAAACCTCCGTTCGACAGATGTTGCACGGACAGTTTACACATGGATCGACATGATAAAAAGGTTGACTTTATAATAATTTAAGCCTTGGCCACTTTCATTATTTGGAAATAAAAAGTGGTAATTGTTATTGAATGTTCTATCGAattttaaaaaacagaaaaatgtatcaaaatgacGTATTTTGTTTATGAATATGATATACCGTCATGACCGTGGCCATGAtatatttcgataaaaaaaatgaacaatagaATATATACATTCAAAACCGATGTTATATCAATTTACCAAAATTATGAAGACTTAATTTAAATAGACATAAAAGATATCATGtgtcataataaaattatatctcGGTGAGCAATTTAAAATTAtcagaatttttataaaaatttcttaAACAACATAGGTTATCTCGCTTTGAAGTGTccaatattctttaaaatgtcaCAGTTTTGATCAGAGTTGCATTTATATAGCGTACGATTAGTCATTAAAGTTCAAATAGCAGTGAAATACTGAACTATGATTCCTTAATACATAAACCGAGTGGTCACTGCCCCTCCCTTTTATTTGCTATTTTACTCCAAATTGATTGTGTCGTAGATTTATCTATAAGTcaaatatacatacatatatatactatCGATGACAACAATATAGCAGTATGCAGAAAGTCTATAAGTATAATGTATGCATGGTACATTTTTTGTAGATAGTGTTACATTTTGATAGAGGCGGATTGAGGGCGAGGGTCAAGCGGGCCGAGTTCTCTTAATATGGAGTTGTGAACATAGTGATATGTGATCAAaacattgtctttttttaaagtaTCACTCTTAACGATGGTTTGCATGGGGCCCTTTTCAAAATCCTGTATCCGTACcagatttatttatataatcaaCAAGTGTCACAATCAGGCGTAACGAGATTAATTTTCCTATTCGCAGAAACGTTTCCCATTTAGGACCCTGCTGTAGATCAAGCAACTGAGCCattattttatattgtaaaaatcgTTTCgttttctgtcttttttattcatttcGTTTCATCATATTTCGATTTGGCAAATTTTGTTCCGTTTATTCATTTAGTATCTTTTCGTTCCATTCCGGTTTTTTTCCCATTTGTTTCACACTTAATTAGGACCAACACAATTATTCGAAAGAGAGTCTGGATTTAGTTTAAGGAATAGAGAATAAGGAGCAGAATGTGcagaataaacatgataaaggaaaaACAATGAATTATAGACATGATAGTAGAGAAATATatgcaaaaaaagtaaacaattgtaaaatgtaGAATAACTTTGGCAAAATAAATAACGAATAGACCGAGCGTAATGCAGTATGGACAGTTACGCACAATATGaataaagaattgaatgcttctttttgtaaataattattaggGGGTAAAAAgttaattcacaaaaatactttactCCGGGGGAGAAATCAGAAGGGAAAGTCCGTagaatcaaacggcaaaatcaaattaagcttaacacatcaaacgaacggataacaactgtcttatttCTGACATGGTACAGACATTATTTTATGTAGGATAAAGTGGATTTCAAACCTGGtgatatagctagctaaaccgctcacttgtatgacagtagcattAAATGTAAAAGTACATTGTATGAATGTGCgcacgatcaacgcttttacaacccaataaaattactaaacaaagTGTCCGATGAATTACATTTTTTGCTAGAATCATGACAACACGGtgtcttttttaaaagtttttcttttatttacctgtgcgCTTTATTGTGGAAGCTCGTTTCATCATTGATGTTACTTTGTCATactgaaaagaaatttaaattcagAATGACACGatattgctgttagccaatcaaaatattgtattttaatgaaacatacGTGTAATGTAACTATTAGAATAGAGAACAGTGGACACAATATATGAAGAATAGGGAATAGTGGACagaataaataatttaaagtatTATAGAGAAACGATTCAAAGGGCATACACATTACAGAAAAAAGAGAACATCGTGAATTGAGTAAATAGATTCTTAATAATATAAGACTTCTAAACTTGAAAAGAATAGCAGTATGATCAATGGCGTTCCATAGGGTTTTTGTTCTTGGTTATTTccattagttaaaaaaaaaacttaactggTAAGAAGCTTAAGACAACTTTAAATTTACACATTCGGCCACAAAACAAAAATTCTCAACGACAGTTCGACGCAAACTGTCAAATCAATCAGTAACATATGACTGTAGAAACACTTTTGTCGCAGGttaagggaacaaccatttacCTACTAAAAGGGGGTATTGTTTTTCCTTTTACAAATATGTTCTGATGAAGACAAAAATATCTTGGTCAAGcaggtgaaataaaaaaatcttctgaATCTAAATCATTCCAACACCTTATAgtgttacattttaacttttgaaagacaaaaacaaataccGCTAAACGATACTAAAAATATAGTAAAATCAAccgccccccctcccccccccccccaaattaataaataaaattagatTGAAGTTAAATGATTGCTCCCTAAAAATGTTTTTAGAACgtttatgtaatatttatatgtatatatttgcggatattatatatataccatgtatacaattTTGATTAACATTTCTATGAATATTTAACAGTATTATCATAGCTAGAAAGATACATCTTTCAATTGGACAGAAAATGCAATTTGTAATAATTCATCTTTGAATAGACTGATTTTGCAGTTGTTGAACTTGTTCTCATCATTATTTTCTTTTGGTTAGACTCGAAGCAACTGACAGAAATGAAAGTAAAGACGCCTGGACAGAAACAAATGATATTTCCTACAACGGAACATCAGCTACTTCCATGATTGTCTCCCTTGATCAGACTTCCGGTCCAATAATGGAAGAAATGAAAAGTGAAGACGCCTGTACAGAAACAAATGAAATTTCATACAACGGAACATCAGCTTCTTCCATGATTGTCTCCATTGATCAGAATTCGGGTCCAATTACGGAAGAAATGAAAAGTGAAGACGCCTGtacagaaacaaataaaatttccTACAACGTAACATCAGCTATTTCTATGATTGTCTCTCTTGATCAGACTTCCGGTCCAATAATGGAGGATCGCTTAGTTAGCTTTCATGACAAAggaattatttatatatgtaaagtATGTGGCATTGAGTGTAGAAACAATGCAGATCTAGAGGAACATATAATAACTCACACTGCTGAAAACCAAGCTTTCAAATGTAAAAAGTGTAAAAAAGAGTTTAGCGCATATAGTGTGCTTCAGATGCATTTAAAGACACACACTAGGTGTCATATATGTGATAAATGTGGTATAGGTTTTCGTAGGATGATGACTTAAAGACACACTTGAAAAGTCACTCTGAAGATAAGCCTAATGTATTTACATGTGATGTATGTGATAAAGGGTTTAATGTGTATAGGTATCTACAGacacacatgagaacacatactggagaaaaaccttataaatgtgatgtttGTGGTAGAAGATTTGCTTGTAGTAATTTCAAACGAACTCATATGAGAACACATACCGGTGAAAAACCTTATGTTTGTGATGTATGTGGGAAAAGTTGTAGCCAGCTTAGTAGTATACAGAgccacatgagaacacatacaggtgataaatCTTTTAAATGTGATGTATGTCGTAAAGTGTTTACTAACAAATGCTGCTTGAGGAGACATACAAAAATACACACGGGTGAAAGACCTTTCAAATGTGATATATGTGGTCATGGGTTTATTCAGAATTGTGACCTACAGAAACATATGAAAATACATACTGGTAACGAAGATAAACTGTATAAATGTGATGTTTGTGGGAAAGGATTTACTAACAGATGGTACTTGAAGAACCACACAGCAACTCACACTGGTGAAAGACCCTTCATATGTGATGTGTGTGGTAATGGGTTTAGAAAAAATTGCGACATAATgagacacatgagaatacacactGGTCACGTggaaaaaaagtataaatgtgAAATATGTGATAAAAGGTTTAGTAGGAAACAGCACTTAACAactcacatgagaacacatactggtgataaaccgtataaatgtgatgtatgtgggaGAGGGTTTACTACCAGTTGGTGCTTAAAGAGACACACAACAACACACACTGGTGAAAGACCTGTCAattgtgatatatgtggtaaaggttTCATTCAGAATTGTGACTTACAAaaacacatgagaatacatactggtgataaaccGTTTAAATGTGATTGAtatcatacatgttataaatcagtgtatataaagtaaGAATCCTgtttgttcattttcactgtcgtatgcgagtatgtctattgtagaataaaggatgacGGGAAAAActtcgtttgttttctttttgtaaatacgAAATAATTGATTTCAATGTATGTTTTAACACAATTTCATTGGAatataactttttaatgtataataATAGGATTAAAGTCCCAAAAAGTGTAATTAAAGCAACTGAATCCTTAATATTGTTGTATGGATGCGAGTCATTTTAACAATAGATGAGATGAATTATCACCCTAAGTGCAATCATTACTGATGAGGAACTT
Encoded here:
- the LOC143078045 gene encoding uncharacterized protein LOC143078045 → MDTGEKTYTCDVCGIVFINFRSHTIHTRTHTADKPYTCDVCVKGFSDKKGFLQHMIIHSVDKQDKPYKCDVCGKSFRFDKTLTKHTRTHTGKKRYTCDVCGQGFTNSRNCTKHKKSHTDEKRYTCNLCGQGFGHKSNLLRHMRIHTGDKREKPYTCDLCGKGFGYYKSYKKHTRTHTSVKPYICDVCGKGFNVCSSLTAHTRMHTGEKPYTCDVCGKNFGRKSGCNKHMTIHTGYKYNKRYTCDICGREFDNNSYFHKHMRTHTGDEFYKCDVCEIGFSDITSHNKHMKTHTDEKPNTREAGDKGLSDKCNIDTHTNINNCDKLYICDVCGKEFGNNSSYFRHMRTHTGDKPYKCDVCGKEFGKNSSCLRHMRTHTGEQRKPYMCDVCGKGFKSNQDLITHIRIHTGEKPYKCDVCGKGFRSFRCLHIHMITHTDEKPYTCDVCGKGFRDKSTIRIHMKTQSCTHNTVTNDKLLNYTCNVCGKEFSLKSTCLLHMKLTHAGEYLTNVVHVVDSLETPDTMIDI